The following are encoded in a window of Pseudalgibacter alginicilyticus genomic DNA:
- a CDS encoding sodium:solute symporter, with product MSIINWQWILIIVSSLVLFLLSPLAKTANQFFKAVNQKKRPSVLVLTGSLIISWIFAKSITNAANLGLSFGIVGGIAYAGYYLSFAVAGVLIYKLRVNGGYYSIHHFLTSKFGTGAMALFSVLIAIRLFNEVWSNTMVIGSYFGEQGSTDYFGAIILFTLLTLAYAIKGGLSSSIFTDSIQMVLFSILLVVILWSLLSVETFSINDVISSGTWSFELGLNLFFAAIIQSFSYPFHDPVLTDRAFITTPKTTRKSFLWASFLGAFSIILFSIIGIYAKKQGFTGQAAVEVGKAFGLVILLIINFIMITSAASTLDSTFSSFSKLLAIDLKVSKNLNFGRISMVIIAVLGTLPILLNADILSATTISGTMVIGLTPIFLFWNIKTHKISFYLSVICGLIFGFILVLDLFPKALILTNGKYADLLWVNVWGILSCIILYLIPSWIKK from the coding sequence ATGAGCATAATTAATTGGCAATGGATTTTAATAATCGTATCGAGCTTAGTACTGTTTTTGTTGTCTCCATTGGCAAAAACAGCCAATCAGTTTTTTAAAGCTGTAAATCAAAAAAAAAGACCCAGTGTTTTAGTGCTAACTGGTAGTTTAATCATTTCTTGGATTTTTGCAAAAAGTATTACCAATGCTGCAAATTTAGGTCTCAGTTTTGGTATTGTTGGTGGTATAGCTTATGCTGGTTACTACCTATCGTTTGCCGTTGCTGGAGTACTAATTTACAAACTAAGAGTCAATGGTGGCTATTATAGCATTCACCATTTTTTAACTTCAAAATTTGGAACAGGTGCTATGGCCTTATTTTCCGTTTTGATTGCTATTCGGTTATTTAATGAAGTATGGAGTAACACCATGGTTATTGGTAGTTATTTTGGAGAACAAGGCAGCACGGACTACTTTGGAGCTATTATATTATTTACACTCCTTACATTAGCATACGCTATAAAAGGTGGTCTTAGTAGTTCTATTTTTACCGACTCCATACAAATGGTATTATTTTCGATACTACTTGTAGTTATCTTATGGTCATTACTTTCGGTTGAAACATTCTCTATTAACGATGTTATTTCATCAGGTACTTGGAGTTTTGAATTGGGACTTAATCTCTTTTTCGCTGCTATTATCCAGTCTTTCAGTTATCCTTTTCATGATCCTGTTTTAACAGATCGAGCCTTTATAACTACTCCAAAAACAACTCGAAAAAGTTTTTTATGGGCTAGCTTTTTAGGAGCTTTTTCCATTATACTTTTTAGCATTATTGGAATATATGCCAAAAAACAAGGCTTTACTGGACAAGCTGCTGTAGAAGTTGGTAAAGCCTTTGGCCTTGTTATTTTATTAATCATCAATTTCATAATGATTACCTCTGCTGCATCTACTTTAGATTCTACTTTTTCTTCATTTTCAAAATTATTAGCAATCGATTTAAAAGTAAGTAAAAACTTAAATTTTGGTCGTATATCCATGGTTATTATTGCTGTATTAGGAACACTTCCTATACTTTTAAACGCCGACATTTTATCTGCAACGACTATTTCGGGTACCATGGTGATTGGCTTAACGCCTATTTTTTTATTTTGGAATATTAAAACTCATAAAATCAGCTTTTATCTAAGTGTTATTTGCGGTTTAATTTTTGGTTTTATTTTAGTACTTGACCTCTTTCCTAAAGCACTCATTTTAACAAACGGAAAGTATGCAGATTTGTTATGGGTAAACGTTTGGGGAATATTAAGTTGCATCATTTTATACCTTATACCTTCATGGATAAAAAAATAG
- a CDS encoding metallophosphoesterase family protein yields MDKKIENIGHLSGKVLLFGGIYSNLQALESIKQIAEKEQIPAKNCICTGDIVGYCAQPEETVQFFKHWQARSIAGNVEIQLRRGAKNCGCDFKEGSRCDSFSQQWYQFAQSQLSKKSLEFINTLPEHIQFEYANKKITVVHGSFFNISQFIFKSTPWHCKQPNFEATNSNVIIGGHCGLPFHHKENDNLWINPGVIGMPANDGTPNVWYVIIDDSNNFFNFKHYTLNYNYTLTHKLMKNGFLPEAYAKTIVTGIWDNTEILPELESRLQGLSVQL; encoded by the coding sequence ATGGATAAAAAAATAGAAAACATAGGGCACTTATCTGGAAAAGTGCTCCTTTTTGGTGGTATTTATAGCAATTTACAAGCTTTGGAATCCATAAAACAAATTGCAGAAAAAGAACAAATTCCAGCCAAAAACTGTATTTGTACGGGTGACATTGTTGGTTATTGTGCACAGCCCGAAGAAACCGTACAGTTTTTTAAACATTGGCAAGCAAGAAGCATTGCTGGGAATGTTGAAATTCAGTTACGCAGAGGCGCAAAAAACTGTGGTTGTGATTTCAAGGAAGGCTCAAGATGTGATAGTTTTTCTCAACAATGGTATCAGTTTGCTCAAAGCCAGTTATCAAAAAAATCTTTAGAATTCATAAATACCCTTCCTGAACACATTCAATTTGAATATGCCAACAAAAAAATAACAGTAGTTCATGGGTCTTTTTTTAATATATCTCAATTTATTTTTAAATCTACTCCATGGCATTGTAAGCAACCCAATTTTGAGGCGACCAACAGCAACGTAATTATTGGTGGACATTGTGGTTTACCTTTTCACCATAAAGAAAACGATAACCTTTGGATAAATCCCGGAGTTATTGGAATGCCTGCAAATGATGGCACTCCAAATGTTTGGTATGTTATTATAGATGATAGTAATAATTTTTTTAACTTTAAACATTACACTTTAAATTATAATTATACGTTAACTCATAAATTAATGAAAAACGGCTTTTTACCCGAAGCATATGCCAAAACAATAGTTACTGGAATTTGGGACAACACAGAAATTTTACCCGAATTAGAAAGTAGACTGCAAGGCTTAAGTGTTCAATTATGA
- a CDS encoding rhodanese-like domain-containing protein — MKILLFTIIGSLTLVLHAQKTLSNLLEKHNIESIPYISIDSLAANQNRFILLDAREKNEYKISHLEKAIHVGYNHFKIDSVQKKIPNKTTKIVVYCSLGIRSKSITDSLLKAGYTNVKNLYGGIFEWKNNSLPIYNTSEKETDSIHAFSKKWHKWLKKGIQIYD; from the coding sequence ATGAAAATATTATTATTTACAATAATCGGTAGTTTAACTTTAGTTCTTCACGCTCAAAAAACGCTTTCAAATTTGTTAGAAAAACACAATATAGAAAGTATTCCATACATTTCCATTGATTCATTAGCTGCAAATCAAAACAGATTTATTCTATTAGATGCACGAGAAAAAAACGAATATAAAATCAGCCATTTAGAAAAAGCTATTCATGTTGGGTATAATCATTTTAAAATAGATAGTGTTCAAAAAAAAATTCCCAATAAAACAACAAAAATAGTTGTGTATTGCTCATTAGGAATTCGTTCAAAATCTATTACAGACAGTCTCTTAAAAGCAGGCTACACAAATGTTAAAAACTTATATGGTGGTATTTTTGAATGGAAAAATAATAGTTTACCAATTTACAATACCTCAGAAAAAGAAACAGACAGCATTCATGCATTTTCTAAAAAATGGCATAAATGGCTAAAAAAAGGGATACAAATATATGACTAA
- a CDS encoding TIGR04282 family arsenosugar biosynthesis glycosyltransferase: MTKELIIVFVKNIKLGKVKTRLAKTIGNQGAFEVYTELVKVTETATKDITTDKRIYFSDAIVDNQWKNNYKTVQQGEDLGKRMKNAFKKGFDDGYKRIVLIGSDLPDINSKHIQNGLNALNDNEVVFGPAEDGGYYLIGLNKLYPFIFENKPWSQTHLLKDTLHELQQKNIPYSLLQTLNDIDTFEDLKASNFYHSNETLKKRIQQLND, encoded by the coding sequence ATGACTAAAGAACTCATTATTGTTTTTGTAAAAAACATAAAATTAGGAAAAGTAAAAACCCGATTAGCAAAAACCATTGGCAACCAAGGGGCTTTTGAAGTATATACTGAACTGGTAAAAGTTACTGAAACAGCTACTAAAGACATAACCACCGATAAGCGCATTTATTTCTCGGATGCTATTGTTGACAATCAATGGAAAAACAATTATAAAACCGTTCAACAAGGTGAGGATTTAGGTAAACGCATGAAAAATGCATTCAAGAAAGGTTTTGATGATGGTTATAAACGTATTGTTTTAATAGGTTCTGATTTACCAGACATCAATTCAAAACATATTCAAAATGGGCTGAATGCTTTAAATGATAACGAGGTTGTTTTTGGTCCAGCTGAAGATGGTGGTTATTACCTCATCGGGCTCAACAAGCTCTATCCATTTATTTTTGAAAACAAACCTTGGAGTCAAACACATTTATTAAAAGACACACTCCACGAATTACAACAAAAAAACATACCTTACAGCTTATTACAAACCTTAAATGACATAGACACATTTGAAGACTTAAAAGCATCCAACTTCTACCATTCAAACGAAACGTTAAAAAAAAGAATACAACAATTAAATGATTAA
- a CDS encoding purine-nucleoside phosphorylase: MIKYIEETVTYLQDKGFENPEIGIILGTGLGQLIDEIDILKEVSYNHIPNFPTATVEFHKGKLIYGILEGKKVVVMQGRFHLYEGYTLQDVTFPVRIMEKLGIKTLLVSNAAGAINLDFKKGELMLIVDHINLQGSSPLAFKGVSLLGERFTDMSAPYNTQINSKFKAIAKSNNIKLHEGVYASVVGPQLETKAEYKMLKIIGADAVGMSTVPEIIVANHLKLKVAAVSVLTDECDPNNLKPVDISEIIAMANKAEPNMITLFKSLIKTI; the protein is encoded by the coding sequence ATGATTAAGTACATAGAAGAAACTGTAACCTATTTACAGGATAAAGGATTTGAAAACCCGGAAATCGGTATCATTCTTGGCACCGGACTTGGGCAACTTATTGATGAAATAGACATACTAAAAGAAGTAAGCTATAACCACATTCCTAATTTCCCAACAGCCACCGTTGAGTTTCACAAAGGCAAACTCATTTATGGCATATTAGAAGGCAAAAAAGTAGTGGTAATGCAAGGACGCTTTCATTTATATGAAGGCTACACCTTGCAAGATGTCACTTTTCCTGTTCGTATTATGGAAAAGTTAGGCATTAAAACCTTATTAGTTTCAAACGCAGCTGGTGCCATTAATTTAGATTTTAAAAAAGGCGAATTAATGCTTATTGTAGATCACATCAACCTCCAAGGAAGCTCTCCTCTTGCCTTTAAAGGTGTTTCGCTTTTAGGCGAACGCTTTACAGACATGAGTGCGCCCTACAACACCCAAATCAATTCTAAATTCAAAGCCATTGCTAAATCTAACAATATCAAACTACACGAAGGAGTTTATGCCAGCGTTGTAGGTCCACAACTGGAAACTAAAGCAGAATACAAAATGCTAAAAATAATTGGCGCTGATGCCGTAGGCATGAGTACAGTTCCTGAAATTATAGTAGCCAACCACCTAAAACTAAAAGTTGCTGCCGTGTCAGTTCTAACAGATGAATGCGACCCAAACAATTTAAAGCCAGTTGATATATCAGAAATTATAGCCATGGCAAACAAAGCAGAACCAAACATGATTACGCTTTTTAAATCACTAATAAAAACGATTTAA
- a CDS encoding sterol desaturase family protein, whose product MEKYLNIIKNSYSGYWNYLKNEVLFPNHWDNYFYGLIAISLIVWILEIIFPWRKNQSIFRKDFWLDIFYMFFNFFLLNLIVLIALSNTAAEILNDILKTIGLSLTKFQLFNVNNLPKWAGLIIFFLISDFVQWNTHRLLHRVPFLWNFHKVHHSVKEMGFAAHLRYHWMEPVVYKSLLYIPIAIIGNYNAKDVAFVYFFAIVIGHLNHANLGWDYGILKFILNNPKMHIWHHVKELPKHVRYGMNYGLTLSIWDYLFKTNYIPHDGKDIELGFEGDDVFPKDFFRQEIYPISKKPK is encoded by the coding sequence ATGGAAAAATATTTAAACATCATAAAAAACTCCTATTCTGGTTATTGGAATTATCTTAAAAATGAAGTTCTTTTTCCAAACCACTGGGACAATTATTTTTATGGACTCATTGCCATTTCACTTATTGTTTGGATTTTGGAAATTATTTTCCCTTGGCGAAAAAACCAATCTATTTTCAGAAAAGACTTTTGGTTAGATATATTTTATATGTTCTTTAATTTCTTTTTATTAAACCTTATTGTTTTGATTGCATTATCAAATACGGCAGCAGAAATTTTAAACGACATATTAAAAACTATAGGATTATCGCTTACTAAATTTCAACTTTTTAATGTAAATAATTTACCTAAATGGGCTGGATTGATAATATTCTTTCTTATATCAGATTTTGTACAATGGAATACTCACCGCCTTTTGCATCGGGTTCCATTTTTATGGAACTTTCACAAAGTACATCATTCTGTTAAAGAAATGGGGTTTGCCGCACATTTACGCTATCATTGGATGGAACCTGTAGTTTACAAATCATTGCTTTACATTCCCATTGCTATCATTGGGAACTACAATGCTAAAGATGTTGCTTTTGTGTATTTTTTTGCCATTGTAATAGGGCATTTAAATCATGCCAACTTAGGATGGGATTACGGTATTTTAAAATTTATTTTAAACAACCCTAAAATGCACATTTGGCATCATGTAAAAGAATTACCTAAACATGTTAGGTATGGTATGAACTATGGACTAACATTAAGTATTTGGGATTATCTTTTTAAAACAAATTACATCCCACATGACGGGAAGGATATTGAATTAGGTTTTGAAGGTGATGACGTTTTTCCTAAAGATTTTTTTAGGCAGGAAATATATCCTATATCTAAAAAGCCTAAATAG
- a CDS encoding DUF547 domain-containing protein, which yields MKYGLYFLITILSISAFSSNKTARTFDHSIWNNLLQKHVSENGQVNYKGFKSNINLLQQYITTLSNTTPNETWNKNEKLAYWINAYNALTVDLILQNYPVKSIKNIDKPWDQRLWKLGNKWYNLNDIEHDILRNMNEPRIHFAIVCASFSCPKLQNEAYIASNIEQQLTKATYEFLNDHNKNSISENNLELSKIFQWFAKDFKQNSSLIDFLNKYSDIRISKNAKKRFKDYNWNLNESY from the coding sequence ATGAAATACGGTCTTTATTTTTTGATTACCATCCTGTCAATCTCAGCATTTAGTTCAAATAAAACCGCAAGGACATTTGATCATTCTATTTGGAATAACTTACTTCAAAAGCATGTTTCTGAAAATGGCCAGGTAAATTATAAAGGCTTTAAATCTAATATAAACTTATTACAACAATATATAACTACTTTAAGTAATACCACACCTAACGAAACTTGGAACAAAAACGAAAAACTTGCCTATTGGATAAATGCATACAATGCTTTGACTGTAGATCTTATTTTACAGAACTACCCTGTAAAAAGTATTAAAAACATAGACAAACCTTGGGATCAGCGTTTATGGAAATTAGGCAACAAATGGTATAACTTAAATGATATTGAACATGATATTTTAAGAAATATGAATGAACCTCGCATTCATTTCGCTATTGTTTGTGCTTCCTTTTCATGCCCAAAATTGCAAAATGAAGCTTATATTGCATCAAATATAGAACAGCAACTTACTAAAGCTACTTATGAATTTTTAAATGATCATAATAAAAACAGTATTTCTGAAAACAACTTAGAACTTTCAAAAATATTTCAATGGTTTGCCAAAGATTTTAAACAAAACAGCTCTCTGATTGATTTTTTAAACAAATATTCAGACATTAGAATATCTAAAAATGCAAAAAAACGTTTTAAAGATTATAATTGGAACTTAAATGAATCGTACTAA
- a CDS encoding DUF885 domain-containing protein yields MAYLNDSINVDLLDKTTSLSYKLAKETYQNYISDFKYRLYNYPINQMFGWHSNIPAFLINMHKVSDTKDAEAYISRLKNTSILFSQLENELILRAEKGIMIPKFVFELVINDCRNIISGTPFDNTNSASPIIEDFIKKVNKLDMSTEEKEELIEKANEALLNHVKPAYTSLIALLNVQKEQATTDIGIWKFPDGKAFYNNKLQRTTTTNMTADEIHELGLSEVKRIHDEMRSIMKTVEFEGSLQDFFTFMKESEQFYYPDTPDGKKAYIADAIKLIETMKTKLDELFITKPKADIVVKAVEAFREKSTGKAFYQRGTPDGSRPGIFYSNLYDMKSMPNYQMEALAYHEGIPGHHMQLSIAQEMEELPMFRKFAKYTAYTEGWGLYTELLPKQVGMYSNPYSDFGRLTMELWRACRLVVDTGIHDKKWTKEQSINFYVENTPNAKLDAIKMVERHIVMPGQATAYKIGMNKILELREDAKTQLKDKFDIREFHDVVLTNGVVPLNVLEELVEEWILLKLN; encoded by the coding sequence TTGGCATATTTAAACGATTCAATCAATGTAGATTTATTAGATAAAACAACATCCCTAAGTTACAAATTAGCAAAAGAGACCTATCAGAATTATATTTCAGACTTTAAATATCGCTTATATAATTATCCGATAAATCAAATGTTTGGATGGCATTCAAACATACCTGCATTTTTAATAAATATGCACAAAGTTTCAGATACTAAGGATGCAGAAGCTTACATCTCAAGATTAAAAAATACCTCAATATTGTTTTCTCAATTAGAAAATGAGCTCATACTAAGAGCTGAAAAAGGAATAATGATTCCTAAATTTGTTTTTGAGTTAGTAATTAACGATTGTAGAAATATAATATCAGGCACTCCTTTTGACAATACGAATTCAGCAAGTCCTATTATCGAAGATTTTATTAAAAAAGTCAATAAATTGGATATGAGTACTGAAGAAAAAGAGGAACTAATTGAAAAGGCAAATGAAGCACTACTCAACCATGTTAAACCTGCTTACACATCGTTAATAGCTTTGTTAAACGTACAAAAAGAACAAGCGACAACTGATATTGGTATATGGAAATTCCCTGATGGTAAGGCTTTTTACAATAACAAATTACAACGAACCACCACAACAAACATGACTGCAGATGAGATTCATGAATTGGGTTTAAGTGAGGTTAAACGCATTCATGATGAAATGCGTTCTATAATGAAAACTGTAGAGTTTGAAGGAAGCCTACAGGACTTTTTTACATTTATGAAGGAAAGTGAGCAGTTTTATTATCCAGACACTCCTGATGGAAAAAAAGCATACATAGCAGATGCCATAAAACTGATTGAGACCATGAAAACAAAATTAGATGAGTTATTTATTACAAAGCCAAAAGCTGACATAGTAGTAAAAGCTGTAGAGGCATTCAGGGAAAAAAGTACAGGAAAAGCATTTTACCAAAGAGGCACTCCAGATGGTAGTAGACCAGGTATTTTCTATTCCAATTTATACGACATGAAATCCATGCCAAATTATCAAATGGAAGCTTTAGCCTATCACGAGGGCATTCCTGGACATCATATGCAGCTTTCCATAGCACAAGAAATGGAAGAACTTCCCATGTTTAGAAAATTTGCTAAATATACAGCTTATACTGAAGGATGGGGTTTGTATACTGAATTATTACCTAAACAAGTTGGCATGTATAGTAACCCGTATTCAGATTTTGGTCGTCTAACCATGGAATTATGGCGAGCCTGTAGGTTGGTAGTAGATACAGGTATTCATGATAAAAAATGGACAAAAGAACAAAGTATTAACTTTTACGTTGAAAATACTCCTAATGCCAAATTAGATGCGATAAAAATGGTAGAACGCCATATTGTGATGCCAGGGCAAGCTACAGCCTATAAAATTGGAATGAACAAAATTCTTGAATTAAGAGAAGACGCTAAAACTCAATTAAAAGATAAATTTGATATTAGAGAATTCCATGACGTTGTACTTACTAATGGCGTTGTTCCTTTAAATGTTTTGGAAGAATTAGTAGAAGAATGGATACTCTTAAAATTAAACTAA
- a CDS encoding TIGR04283 family arsenosugar biosynthesis glycosyltransferase, giving the protein MAINKTPYRLSIIIPTLNEANNIFNLLNNLTKNSSNKNISEIIVVDGGSTDKTKKIVSNYNNIILLTSEKGRAKQMNLGAKAATGNILYFLHADSFPPQKFDELIINEVQKGNEAGCFRMQFDSSHWWLLLAGWLTKFNWRACRGGDQSQFITKTLFNIIGGFNERYIIYEDNILINELYARNQFVVINKKLKTSARLYNKHGIWKIQYHFLIIHVKKWLGASADDIYLYYKKNIY; this is encoded by the coding sequence TTGGCTATCAACAAGACACCTTATAGATTATCCATTATCATTCCCACGCTGAATGAAGCCAATAACATATTCAACCTGTTAAATAATCTCACTAAAAATTCATCAAATAAAAACATATCAGAAATAATTGTCGTAGATGGAGGAAGCACGGATAAAACAAAAAAAATAGTTTCTAATTATAATAACATCATTCTATTAACTTCTGAAAAAGGACGTGCCAAACAAATGAATCTAGGTGCTAAAGCAGCTACAGGAAACATCCTTTATTTTTTACATGCAGACTCTTTTCCTCCTCAAAAATTTGATGAATTAATCATTAACGAAGTACAAAAAGGCAACGAAGCTGGCTGTTTTAGAATGCAATTTGACAGCTCTCATTGGTGGCTACTATTAGCTGGTTGGCTTACAAAATTTAACTGGCGCGCTTGTCGTGGAGGCGACCAAAGCCAGTTTATTACTAAAACATTATTTAATATTATTGGAGGTTTTAACGAACGCTATATTATATATGAAGATAATATTTTAATCAACGAGCTTTATGCTAGAAATCAATTTGTTGTTATAAATAAAAAACTAAAAACTTCAGCCAGATTATATAATAAACATGGTATTTGGAAAATACAATATCACTTCTTAATTATTCATGTAAAAAAATGGCTTGGTGCTTCTGCAGATGATATCTATCTATATTATAAAAAGAATATCTATTAA
- a CDS encoding metallophosphoesterase family protein yields the protein MRVFAIGDIHGGLKALIQVLNKMEVTEEDTLIFVGDYVDGWSESAQVVQFLIELSEKIKCVFIKGNHDVWCQEWLKSEKVDLTWYMHGGKETMESYVGFSDVEKKAHFQFFNSMPLYYLDDENRLFLHAGFTSMHGVEKEVFETTFYFDRTLWEMVLTMDKTLTEDSEIYPKRLKHYKEIFIGHTPTTNFNSELPMRAANVWNIDTGAAFRGKLTGLEINTKKIYQSDNLPLLYPNEKGRNKV from the coding sequence ATGAGGGTTTTTGCAATTGGAGATATTCACGGAGGATTAAAAGCATTAATTCAGGTGCTTAATAAAATGGAAGTTACAGAGGAAGACACCCTTATTTTTGTAGGCGATTATGTTGATGGTTGGAGTGAATCTGCTCAAGTAGTACAGTTTTTAATAGAATTATCTGAAAAGATAAAGTGTGTATTTATAAAAGGTAATCATGATGTTTGGTGTCAAGAGTGGTTAAAATCTGAAAAGGTAGATTTAACGTGGTACATGCATGGAGGCAAAGAAACTATGGAGAGTTATGTGGGGTTTTCAGATGTAGAAAAAAAAGCCCATTTCCAGTTTTTTAACAGTATGCCATTATATTATTTAGATGATGAAAATAGGCTGTTTCTTCATGCAGGCTTTACATCCATGCATGGTGTTGAAAAAGAAGTTTTTGAAACGACTTTTTATTTTGATAGAACCCTTTGGGAAATGGTGTTAACCATGGATAAAACCCTAACTGAAGATTCTGAAATTTATCCGAAAAGATTAAAACACTACAAAGAAATTTTTATAGGACATACTCCAACAACTAATTTTAATTCAGAATTACCTATGCGTGCTGCTAATGTTTGGAACATAGATACTGGAGCAGCATTTAGAGGGAAATTAACAGGGTTAGAAATAAATACTAAAAAAATATATCAAAGTGATAATTTGCCGTTGTTGTATCCAAATGAAAAAGGCCGAAATAAAGTTTAA